One segment of Trichlorobacter ammonificans DNA contains the following:
- a CDS encoding mucoidy inhibitor MuiA family protein: MFIPRLLLLALLVTAAPAAALTSLETTATVTSVTAYRDRALTQRTATVRLKPGTNLIAITELPVLLQDDSVRVDGTGPAGATITGIEVRRRHLEQTAEKRVRELENEIRDLERELGKLDARKAGVAAQKNFVEALRTAWSDRLSKELAVRRPTTAELNEVMGFVGSNVTRLDEQGRDIETDKKQLKDRIDALKRRKNEATGSQRKESKVVEVVVESRREGPFTLELSAVVGQTGWEPAYDVRLAADGTSAELIYRAQVRQQTGEDWQNVNLTLSTARPASGGAPPELSPWRLFFPRPLPALASPPSSPRPTPFVAQKAVRMAEAEDHAESAAEEAPAGFQTADIDTGATSVSFRIPKPVSITADGSRHGTVISVDRLPVATDYVAVPKLAQGAWLTAELTNKAPYPLLPGEIRIFTGATFTGSAVMKKVAAGEKFVLPFGTDDQIIVRREEQKQHREAGMFGGSRMTYRYRVIVENLRKERRTVTVRDQLPLAENSEIKVSLEETGLKPDERKDDGTIAWKLTLAPGEKREFTFGIVVEYPKDRVVVGL, encoded by the coding sequence ATGTTCATCCCCCGTTTGTTGCTGCTGGCACTGCTGGTGACCGCCGCGCCGGCTGCCGCGCTCACCAGCCTTGAAACCACGGCCACCGTGACCTCGGTCACCGCCTACCGCGATCGCGCCCTCACCCAGCGCACGGCCACGGTACGACTCAAACCGGGCACCAACCTGATCGCCATCACGGAACTGCCGGTACTGCTGCAGGACGATTCGGTACGGGTCGACGGTACGGGTCCTGCCGGTGCCACCATCACCGGTATCGAGGTGCGGCGGCGCCACCTGGAGCAGACGGCTGAAAAACGGGTCAGGGAGCTTGAAAACGAAATCCGCGACCTTGAGCGGGAGCTGGGCAAATTGGACGCCCGCAAGGCAGGGGTGGCCGCCCAGAAAAACTTCGTGGAAGCGCTGCGGACTGCCTGGAGCGACCGGCTTTCCAAGGAGTTGGCGGTACGCCGCCCCACCACCGCCGAACTGAATGAGGTCATGGGCTTCGTGGGCAGTAACGTTACCAGGCTGGATGAACAGGGCCGCGACATCGAAACGGACAAGAAACAGCTGAAGGACAGGATCGATGCCCTGAAACGCCGGAAAAACGAAGCAACCGGCTCGCAACGCAAGGAGAGCAAGGTGGTGGAGGTGGTGGTGGAATCCCGGCGGGAAGGTCCTTTCACGCTGGAGCTGTCCGCCGTTGTCGGCCAGACCGGCTGGGAGCCGGCCTACGACGTGCGTCTTGCCGCCGACGGCACCAGCGCCGAGTTGATCTATCGGGCCCAGGTACGGCAACAGACCGGAGAAGACTGGCAGAACGTGAACCTGACCCTCTCCACGGCCCGGCCGGCCTCCGGCGGGGCGCCGCCGGAACTCTCCCCCTGGCGCCTTTTCTTCCCTCGCCCCCTGCCGGCTCTGGCATCGCCGCCCTCCTCGCCACGGCCGACACCGTTCGTGGCCCAGAAAGCGGTCCGCATGGCGGAGGCGGAGGACCATGCCGAAAGCGCCGCCGAAGAGGCGCCAGCCGGATTCCAGACCGCCGACATCGATACCGGCGCCACCTCGGTAAGCTTCCGTATCCCCAAGCCGGTCAGCATCACCGCCGACGGCAGCCGCCACGGCACCGTCATCTCGGTGGACCGGCTGCCGGTGGCGACGGACTATGTCGCAGTTCCCAAGCTGGCCCAGGGAGCCTGGCTCACGGCGGAACTGACCAACAAGGCCCCCTACCCGCTGCTGCCGGGTGAGATCCGCATCTTCACCGGCGCCACGTTTACCGGCAGCGCCGTCATGAAAAAGGTGGCCGCGGGCGAGAAGTTCGTGCTCCCCTTCGGCACCGACGACCAGATCATCGTCCGGCGGGAAGAACAGAAGCAGCACCGTGAGGCCGGCATGTTCGGCGGCAGCCGGATGACCTACCGCTACCGGGTGATCGTCGAAAACCTGCGCAAGGAACGCCGCACCGTCACGGTCAGGGACCAGCTCCCCCTTGCCGAGAACAGTGAGATCAAGGTGAGCCTGGAAGAAACGGGGCTGAAGCCGGACGAGCGCAAGGATGACGGCACCATCGCCTGGAAACTGACCCTGGCGCCGGGCGAGAAGCGGGAATTCACCTTCGGCATCGTGGTGGAGTATCCGAAGGATCGCGTGGTGGTTGGGCTTTAG
- the mtaB gene encoding tRNA (N(6)-L-threonylcarbamoyladenosine(37)-C(2))-methylthiotransferase MtaB, with product MQQTDRLKTFAIATLGCKVNQFESADMIEQLRNAGWKQVSFNEAADLYLVNSCTVTGKSDAESRKLLRRARRANPDATVVATGCYAQVSPEALQALAEVDQVLGNREKVDILRHITLGADQVSSLTEQLEGPSLKLTSFADHTRAFLQIQSGCENGCSYCIVPIARGPNRSVAVTDVEEAVRRLAGEGYREVVLTGIHLGAYQSGLTGLLRRLDATGAVERLRLGSLEPNELSDELLELIAGSSRICPHLHLPLQSGSDTVLHRMRRRYDAALYRQVVEKVAQRLPDAFLAADVIAGFPGETEQEFRETCDLIAALPLADLHVFPYSRRPGTVAAAMPDQLPPAVIKERTTILNRLAAVKLKLFRQRFIGSHLEVLGQRHDPATGLISGLSRNYLEIDCPGTADDINRLRMVRVTALSRNRLVGEPA from the coding sequence ATGCAGCAGACAGACCGTCTTAAAACATTTGCCATCGCCACCCTCGGCTGCAAGGTCAATCAGTTTGAATCTGCCGACATGATCGAACAGTTGCGCAACGCCGGCTGGAAACAGGTCAGCTTCAACGAGGCGGCTGATCTCTACCTGGTGAACAGTTGCACCGTCACCGGCAAAAGTGACGCCGAATCCCGCAAGCTGTTGCGCCGGGCCCGCCGGGCCAACCCGGACGCCACCGTGGTGGCCACCGGCTGCTATGCCCAGGTATCCCCCGAAGCGTTGCAGGCACTTGCCGAAGTGGACCAAGTGCTGGGTAACCGGGAAAAAGTCGATATTCTCCGCCACATCACGCTGGGTGCCGACCAGGTCAGTTCCCTGACCGAACAGCTCGAAGGCCCATCACTGAAGTTGACCAGTTTTGCCGACCACACCCGTGCTTTCCTGCAGATCCAGAGCGGCTGCGAAAACGGTTGCAGCTACTGCATCGTGCCGATTGCCCGCGGTCCGAACCGCTCCGTGGCCGTCACCGACGTGGAGGAGGCGGTGCGACGGCTGGCAGGGGAAGGGTACCGCGAGGTGGTGCTGACCGGCATCCACCTGGGGGCCTACCAGTCCGGCCTGACCGGCCTGCTGCGCCGTCTCGACGCGACCGGGGCGGTGGAGCGCCTGCGGCTGGGCTCCCTGGAACCCAACGAACTGAGCGACGAGCTGCTGGAGCTGATTGCCGGCTCGTCCCGCATCTGCCCCCACCTGCACCTGCCGCTGCAGAGCGGATCGGATACGGTGCTGCACCGGATGCGGCGACGGTACGACGCCGCCCTCTACCGCCAGGTGGTGGAGAAGGTGGCACAACGGCTGCCGGACGCCTTCCTGGCGGCGGACGTCATTGCCGGCTTCCCCGGCGAAACCGAGCAGGAGTTCCGGGAAACCTGCGACCTGATCGCCGCCCTGCCCCTGGCCGATCTGCACGTCTTCCCCTATTCGCGCCGTCCCGGCACCGTTGCGGCGGCCATGCCGGACCAGCTCCCCCCGGCAGTGATCAAGGAGCGGACCACGATCCTGAACCGTCTGGCTGCGGTCAAACTGAAGCTGTTCCGCCAGCGTTTCATCGGCAGCCACCTGGAGGTTCTGGGACAGCGGCACGACCCGGCAACGGGTCTCATCAGCGGGCTTTCCCGCAACTATCTGGAGATCGACTGCCCCGGCACGGCCGACGATATCAACAGACTGCGCATGGTCAGGGTCACCGCGCTTTCCCGCAACCGCCTGGTCGGTGAACCGGCCTGA
- a CDS encoding sigma-70 family RNA polymerase sigma factor — protein MSTNNVMPQEEPLLAKGSTDDEQEPALDFEADLELAEEEAEEPPLESADLALSEQVSADDTIRLYLRDVQRTPLLTAEAERELALKVEQGDRAARNKMIESNLRLVVKIAKRYNNRGLPFLDLIEEGNLGLMKAVDRFSLAKECRFSTYATWWIRQSIERALVNQSRTIRLPVHVSDDISRMLRASRRLSQELHREPTVQEVADAIKVKPTYILRLMVLIKRTCSMETPIGDGNDFILGDTIEDTSAVSPADLLENLDYYEMILERLNQLNENERTIMGLRFGLDDQEPQTLDTIGQSFGVTRERIRQIEVKALDKLRKHADHH, from the coding sequence ATGAGCACGAACAACGTGATGCCGCAGGAAGAGCCGCTCCTTGCCAAGGGTAGTACCGACGACGAGCAGGAACCCGCCCTCGACTTCGAAGCCGACCTGGAACTCGCCGAGGAGGAGGCGGAAGAACCCCCTCTCGAAAGCGCGGACTTGGCCCTGAGCGAGCAGGTATCCGCCGACGACACCATCCGGCTGTACCTGCGCGACGTGCAGCGCACCCCGCTTTTAACTGCAGAAGCGGAGCGGGAGCTGGCCCTGAAGGTGGAACAGGGGGACCGGGCGGCCCGCAACAAGATGATCGAATCGAACCTGCGTCTGGTGGTCAAGATCGCCAAGCGCTACAACAACCGCGGGCTTCCCTTCCTCGACCTGATCGAGGAGGGGAACCTGGGACTGATGAAGGCAGTGGACCGCTTCTCCCTGGCCAAGGAATGCCGTTTTTCCACGTACGCCACCTGGTGGATACGCCAGTCCATCGAGCGGGCCCTGGTCAACCAGTCCCGTACCATCCGCCTGCCGGTCCATGTCTCCGACGACATCAGCAGAATGCTGCGGGCATCCCGACGACTGTCCCAGGAGTTGCACCGCGAACCGACCGTTCAGGAGGTGGCCGACGCCATCAAGGTCAAGCCGACCTACATTCTGCGGCTGATGGTGCTGATCAAGCGGACCTGCTCCATGGAAACCCCCATCGGCGATGGAAACGACTTCATTCTGGGGGACACCATCGAGGACACCTCGGCGGTATCGCCGGCAGACCTGCTGGAGAACCTCGACTACTACGAAATGATTCTGGAGCGACTGAACCAGCTGAATGAGAACGAGCGGACCATCATGGGACTGCGCTTTGGCCTGGACGACCAGGAGCCCCAAACCCTGGACACCATCGGCCAGAGCTTCGGGGTCACCCGTGAGCGAATCCGCCAGATCGAGGTCAAGGCCCTCGACAAACTGAGGAAACATGCAGACCATCATTGA
- a CDS encoding protein-L-isoaspartate(D-aspartate) O-methyltransferase gives MVQEQIMARGITSPRLIEVLMKIPRHLFVQEAMAAQAYSDGPLPIGEKQTISQPFMVALMTDLLELTPRDHVLEIGTGSGYQTAILASLVRRVWTIERIRPLAMQARKVLDSLHLLNVNIKVGDGTLGWEEEAPFDAILVTAGAPAVPETLARQLAPGGRLVIPVGSESTQTLLRIRKEADGSLTREAGIDCRFVPLIGQQGWHAPQ, from the coding sequence ATGGTGCAGGAACAGATCATGGCCAGAGGCATCACCTCGCCGCGCCTGATCGAAGTGCTGATGAAGATACCCCGCCACCTCTTCGTGCAGGAAGCGATGGCTGCCCAGGCTTACAGCGACGGTCCCCTGCCCATCGGTGAGAAGCAGACCATCTCGCAACCGTTCATGGTGGCGCTGATGACCGACCTGCTGGAGCTGACGCCCCGGGACCACGTCCTGGAGATCGGCACCGGCTCCGGCTACCAGACCGCCATCCTGGCCAGCCTGGTGCGGCGGGTCTGGACCATCGAGCGGATCAGGCCCCTGGCCATGCAGGCCCGCAAGGTACTGGACTCCCTGCACCTGCTCAACGTCAACATCAAGGTGGGGGACGGCACCCTGGGGTGGGAGGAGGAAGCTCCCTTCGACGCCATCCTGGTCACCGCCGGCGCTCCGGCGGTGCCGGAAACTCTGGCCCGGCAGCTTGCCCCCGGTGGCCGCCTGGTCATTCCGGTGGGCAGCGAAAGCACCCAGACCCTGTTGCGCATCCGCAAGGAGGCCGACGGCAGCCTGACCCGTGAAGCCGGCATTGACTGCCGCTTTGTTCCCCTGATCGGCCAGCAGGGGTGGCACGCTCCCCAATGA
- a CDS encoding MFS transporter: MPRYPAGMAALNLTQFLGAMNDNILKLLIIFFLIQLQGSQRAGIITATAGAAFVLPFLLFSAPAGCLADRYGKARVSQLVKGAEVLITALAVGAFALRMESGLYLLLFLMAGHSAFFAPAKYGIIPELAPRDELSRANGLIESFTFLAIILGTTLASLLTQATAGRFWLAACCCLAISVAGLAASLRLPDLPPAAPHRRVQFLPTEIIRTLRHAAGDRWLLFSLIALAWFWLVGAFAQLNLIGYGIQHLGLDEARSGYLFLASSLGIGGGALLAARLSGHEVELGIVTPGALGLVIAPVLLHLVPPSLTAVLAVILLFGVSAGLYSLPLQTFIQFRAEPALRGEVLAASSFINWIGILIASALTYLFSGPFKLSAAQGFSLLGLLTLLAMVVTWFWLPDVLRRFMTWCGGNRT; encoded by the coding sequence ATGCCCCGTTATCCCGCCGGAATGGCCGCCCTGAACCTGACCCAGTTCCTGGGGGCCATGAACGACAACATCCTCAAGCTGCTGATCATTTTTTTCCTGATTCAGCTCCAGGGCAGCCAGCGGGCCGGCATCATCACCGCCACCGCCGGCGCCGCCTTCGTGCTGCCGTTCCTGCTCTTTTCCGCCCCTGCCGGCTGCCTGGCCGACCGCTACGGCAAGGCACGGGTCAGCCAGCTCGTCAAAGGGGCGGAGGTACTCATCACCGCCCTGGCGGTGGGTGCCTTTGCTCTGCGCATGGAAAGCGGCCTCTACCTGCTGCTCTTCCTGATGGCCGGCCACAGCGCCTTCTTTGCCCCGGCCAAATACGGCATCATCCCGGAACTGGCCCCCCGGGACGAACTGTCCCGGGCCAACGGCCTGATCGAATCGTTCACCTTTCTGGCCATCATCCTCGGCACCACCCTGGCCTCGCTGCTCACCCAGGCGACAGCCGGCCGTTTCTGGCTGGCCGCCTGCTGCTGCCTGGCCATCTCCGTTGCCGGCCTGGCGGCTTCCCTGCGGCTTCCCGACCTGCCGCCGGCCGCACCGCACCGCCGGGTCCAGTTCCTGCCCACGGAGATTATCCGCACCCTGCGCCATGCGGCCGGCGACCGCTGGCTGCTGTTTTCCCTCATTGCCCTGGCCTGGTTCTGGCTGGTGGGCGCCTTTGCCCAACTTAACCTGATCGGCTACGGCATCCAGCACCTGGGACTCGATGAGGCCCGGAGCGGCTACCTGTTCCTGGCCTCCTCCCTGGGAATCGGTGGCGGCGCCCTGCTGGCGGCGCGGCTCTCCGGTCATGAGGTGGAGCTGGGCATTGTCACCCCGGGGGCACTGGGACTGGTGATTGCCCCGGTGCTGCTGCACCTGGTGCCCCCCAGCCTGACGGCGGTTCTGGCGGTCATCCTGCTCTTCGGGGTCAGCGCCGGCCTCTACTCCCTGCCGCTGCAGACCTTCATCCAGTTCCGCGCCGAGCCCGCTCTGCGGGGCGAAGTGCTCGCCGCCTCCAGCTTCATCAACTGGATCGGCATCCTGATCGCCTCGGCGCTTACCTATCTGTTCAGCGGTCCGTTCAAGCTGAGCGCGGCCCAGGGGTTCAGCCTGCTGGGCCTGCTCACCCTGCTGGCCATGGTTGTAACCTGGTTCTGGCTTCCCGACGTTCTGCGACGCTTCATGACCTGGTGCGGCGGCAACCGCACGTAA
- a CDS encoding NAD(P)H-quinone oxidoreductase, with product MKAVLMDGFGGVEVLKVGEAERPVPGEGQVLVKVIATTVNRPDLVQREGKYPPPPGDSEILGLEVAGTIEELGPGVTGCQPGDRVMSLVGGGACAEYAVAYADHLMPIPASMSFEEAACVCESYITAFLNIFMIGGLKNNNTTIIHGGGGGVNTAGIQLCKALVPDTKIIVTAHPSKIERVKELGADLLIDFTTTPDFSEAVKEFTNKKGVDVILDHVGAKYLAPNMNSLGYAGRLVIIGVISGIKAELNLALMMVKRQQIIGSVLRSRPVKDKAAIVAEFTRTALPKFADRTIVPIIEKVFPIEEVVAAHRMMEEDKHFGKIVLKIQ from the coding sequence ATGAAAGCAGTGCTGATGGATGGGTTCGGCGGCGTCGAGGTGCTGAAGGTGGGGGAGGCCGAACGGCCGGTTCCCGGTGAGGGACAAGTGCTGGTAAAGGTGATCGCCACCACGGTGAATCGTCCCGACCTGGTACAGCGGGAGGGAAAGTATCCGCCGCCGCCGGGTGATTCGGAAATCCTGGGCTTGGAAGTGGCCGGCACCATCGAGGAGCTGGGGCCCGGGGTCACCGGCTGTCAGCCGGGCGACCGGGTGATGTCGCTGGTGGGCGGCGGCGCCTGCGCCGAGTATGCCGTGGCCTATGCCGACCACCTGATGCCGATCCCCGCGTCGATGAGCTTTGAAGAGGCGGCCTGCGTCTGCGAGTCCTACATCACCGCCTTTCTGAATATTTTCATGATCGGGGGATTGAAGAACAACAATACCACCATCATCCACGGCGGCGGCGGCGGGGTGAACACCGCCGGCATTCAGCTCTGCAAGGCCCTGGTGCCGGATACGAAGATCATCGTCACGGCTCACCCCTCCAAGATCGAGCGGGTGAAGGAGCTGGGAGCCGACCTGCTGATCGATTTCACCACCACCCCCGATTTCAGCGAGGCGGTGAAGGAGTTCACCAACAAGAAGGGGGTTGACGTCATTCTGGACCATGTGGGCGCCAAGTACCTGGCACCCAACATGAACTCCCTGGGGTACGCCGGCCGGCTGGTGATCATCGGCGTGATCAGCGGTATCAAGGCAGAGCTGAACCTGGCCCTGATGATGGTCAAGCGCCAGCAGATCATCGGCTCGGTCTTGCGCTCCCGGCCGGTAAAGGACAAGGCCGCCATCGTGGCCGAGTTCACCAGGACGGCACTGCCGAAATTCGCCGACCGGACCATCGTGCCGATCATCGAGAAGGTTTTCCCCATTGAGGAGGTGGTGGCAGCCCACCGCATGATGGAGGAGGACAAGCACTTCGGAAAGATCGTTCTCAAGATCCAGTAG
- the surE gene encoding 5'/3'-nucleotidase SurE: MRIMVTNDDGIAAPGIKALADALASLGEVTVVAPDRERSAAGHSLTLHAPLRVFELREHWFAVDGTPTDCVNMGIHSLLPFRPDLVVSGINHGGNMGDDITYSGTVAAAMEANLMGIPALAVSLATFAPSSHFDDAARSVLPVITAFIRNGLPEGTFLNINVPNLPLAQIKPPRITRQGKRSFVGAIVDKVDPRGRKYYWIGSEEPSFHDEEGTDFNAVGAGHISVTPLHLDLTNYRAMETLQGWNLA; this comes from the coding sequence ATGCGGATCATGGTCACCAACGACGACGGTATTGCTGCGCCCGGTATCAAGGCCCTGGCCGACGCCCTGGCCAGCTTGGGCGAGGTGACGGTGGTGGCCCCCGACCGCGAGCGCAGCGCCGCCGGTCACTCCCTCACCCTGCACGCCCCCTTGCGGGTCTTTGAGCTGCGCGAGCACTGGTTCGCCGTGGACGGCACCCCCACCGACTGCGTCAACATGGGTATTCACAGCCTGCTTCCCTTCCGTCCCGACCTGGTGGTCTCCGGCATTAACCACGGCGGCAACATGGGGGACGACATCACCTACTCCGGTACCGTGGCGGCAGCCATGGAAGCCAACCTGATGGGGATACCGGCCCTGGCCGTCTCCCTGGCCACCTTCGCCCCCAGCAGCCATTTCGACGATGCCGCCCGGTCAGTGCTGCCGGTCATTACCGCTTTCATCCGCAACGGGCTGCCGGAGGGCACCTTCCTGAACATCAACGTCCCCAATCTGCCCCTGGCCCAGATCAAGCCGCCCCGCATCACCCGCCAGGGCAAGCGCTCCTTCGTGGGGGCCATCGTGGACAAGGTAGACCCCCGGGGCCGCAAGTACTACTGGATCGGCAGCGAGGAGCCCAGCTTTCACGACGAAGAGGGGACCGACTTCAACGCCGTGGGGGCGGGCCATATTTCCGTCACCCCGCTGCATTTGGACCTGACCAACTACCGTGCCATGGAAACGCTGCAGGGATGGAACCTGGCATGA
- a CDS encoding YkgJ family cysteine cluster protein translates to MATLENYHRLLARVDELCRTIEQSLGEAITCHAGCSSCCLSISVFPVEMAAMIEAAGRLPADDLRHLKEHLAAWEGGEVCPLLRQEQCLLYDARPIICRTHGLPVLVTEADERRVDVCPLNCRGVEQLPGEAVLDLERLNTLLVSVNVLYLKEFGLKLPDRLPLADLAEMLP, encoded by the coding sequence ATGGCGACACTCGAAAACTATCACCGCTTGCTGGCGCGGGTGGACGAACTTTGCCGCACCATCGAGCAGTCCCTGGGGGAAGCGATCACCTGCCATGCCGGCTGTTCCTCCTGCTGCCTGTCGATTTCGGTCTTTCCGGTGGAGATGGCGGCCATGATCGAGGCAGCCGGCCGGTTGCCGGCCGACGACCTGCGCCATTTGAAGGAACACCTGGCTGCCTGGGAGGGGGGGGAGGTCTGCCCTCTGCTGCGGCAGGAGCAGTGCCTGCTCTACGACGCCCGTCCCATCATCTGTCGCACCCACGGCCTGCCGGTTCTGGTGACCGAGGCGGATGAGCGCCGGGTTGACGTCTGTCCGCTCAACTGCCGGGGGGTGGAGCAGCTGCCCGGCGAAGCGGTGTTGGACCTGGAGCGCTTGAATACCCTGTTGGTGTCGGTGAACGTGCTCTACCTGAAGGAGTTCGGTCTGAAGCTGCCGGATCGGCTGCCGCTGGCCGATCTGGCGGAGATGTTGCCCTGA
- a CDS encoding chemotaxis protein CheV yields the protein MSSSTLDEALKRTSLSRSNQMEMLTFRLTDGQLYGINVFKIIEILESPSRFDRMPHAHPAVKGAVDFRGKPIVAIDLSQALGMAPVPFSSQLAYLIICEYSKQLNAFIIEAPDSLLTRSWDQIHKPEGVQARSLVAIAYADNNETILLLDIEGILADVIGHQVELRDDLAGTATAVPNRTILLVDDSKTALLMMEQTLERLGFRYQSQTSAVQALALLQSLEQQGVSPFDLIISDIEMPGMDGFSFTRTLRELPAYKDCKVILHSSMSNPTNRLKAEEAGADDFVAKFDPNTLSEHIFRMLGAPGASS from the coding sequence ATGTCCTCGTCTACCCTGGATGAAGCCCTGAAGCGCACCAGCCTCTCCCGCTCCAACCAAATGGAAATGTTGACCTTCCGCCTCACCGACGGCCAGTTGTACGGCATCAACGTTTTCAAGATCATCGAGATACTGGAGAGCCCTTCCCGCTTCGACCGGATGCCCCACGCCCACCCGGCGGTAAAGGGAGCAGTGGATTTCCGGGGCAAACCGATCGTGGCCATCGACCTTTCCCAGGCCCTGGGCATGGCGCCAGTCCCCTTCAGCAGTCAACTGGCCTATCTGATCATTTGCGAATACAGCAAGCAATTGAACGCCTTCATTATTGAAGCGCCGGACAGCCTGCTCACCAGGAGCTGGGACCAGATTCACAAACCGGAGGGGGTGCAGGCCCGCTCCCTGGTGGCCATCGCCTACGCCGACAACAACGAAACCATCCTGCTCCTGGATATCGAGGGGATTCTCGCCGATGTCATCGGTCACCAAGTCGAGTTGCGCGATGACCTGGCCGGTACGGCGACGGCGGTGCCCAACCGCACCATCCTGCTGGTGGACGATTCGAAAACCGCGCTGCTGATGATGGAACAGACCCTGGAGCGGCTGGGCTTTCGCTACCAGTCCCAGACCTCGGCCGTACAAGCCCTGGCCCTGCTGCAGAGCCTCGAACAGCAGGGAGTATCCCCCTTCGATCTGATCATCTCCGACATCGAAATGCCCGGCATGGACGGCTTCAGCTTCACCCGGACCCTCAGGGAGCTTCCTGCCTACAAGGACTGCAAGGTAATTCTGCACAGCTCCATGAGCAACCCCACCAACCGCCTCAAGGCGGAGGAAGCCGGTGCCGACGATTTCGTCGCCAAGTTCGATCCCAACACTCTCTCGGAGCACATCTTCAGGATGCTGGGAGCGCCGGGCGCCAGTTCCTGA
- a CDS encoding adenine phosphoribosyltransferase, producing the protein MNDLKDIIRDVPDFPKKGIIFKDITTLLQDARSFQKMIDLLGHRYIGQKIDKVVGVEARGFIIGSALAYKLGVGVVLVRKPGKLPSETFSKTYDLEYGTDTLEIHKDAIKPGERILLADDLLATGGTMAAVVDMVEQMGGNIVECCFMSELTFLDGRKKLPEGKVYSLLQF; encoded by the coding sequence ATGAACGACCTGAAGGACATCATCCGGGATGTACCGGACTTTCCCAAGAAGGGGATCATCTTTAAGGATATCACCACCCTGCTGCAGGACGCCCGTTCGTTTCAAAAAATGATCGACCTGCTGGGCCACCGCTACATCGGTCAGAAAATCGACAAGGTGGTTGGGGTCGAGGCGCGCGGCTTCATCATCGGTTCTGCCCTGGCCTACAAACTGGGTGTCGGTGTGGTGCTGGTGCGCAAACCGGGCAAACTCCCTTCGGAAACCTTCAGCAAGACCTACGACCTGGAATACGGCACCGATACCCTGGAGATCCACAAGGATGCCATCAAACCCGGCGAGCGGATCCTGCTGGCCGACGACCTGCTGGCCACCGGCGGCACCATGGCCGCGGTGGTGGATATGGTGGAGCAGATGGGGGGCAACATCGTCGAATGCTGCTTCATGTCGGAACTGACCTTCCTGGACGGCCGCAAGAAGCTGCCCGAAGGAAAGGTTTACTCCCTGCTGCAATTCTGA